The following proteins come from a genomic window of Larus michahellis chromosome 28, bLarMic1.1, whole genome shotgun sequence:
- the ZBTB45 gene encoding zinc finger and BTB domain-containing protein 45 yields MAEAVHYIHLQNFSRSLLETLNGQRLGGHFCDVTVRIREATLRAHRCVLAAGSPFFHDKLLLGHSAIEVPPVVPSGAVRQLVEFMYSGCLVVAQSEALQILTAASILQIKTVIDECTQIISQSRGPKVLPPAPPRPRPDPAPADTRHKPPLEPDLRFGQLEPAPSCHSRKQRQPLRLQLPVKEEEEEEEEEEEGTATAVTGEEGFAAPPFVTEEPPFFGDVFTDAFLPPWPGEDTGGLETPGRAPAFGAKVTTGGFVPPPPLYEGGTEGGVPSVPEVAQAGPSRCPEPSYQCSHCQKTFSSRKNYTKHMFIHSGEKPHQCSICWRSFSLRDYLLKHMVTHTGVRAFQCGVCCKRFTQKSSLNVHMRTHRPERFQCRLCTKGFSHRTLLERHAAATHPVPPPGPPPGPPPPPPPPPPEAGLATWPGAEAAGAGPAHTA; encoded by the exons ATGGCGGAGGCCGTCCACTACATCCATCTCCAGAACTTCAGCCGCTCCCTCCTGGAGACCCTCAATGGCCAACGCTTGGGTGGCCACTTCTGCGATGTGACCGTTCGCATTCGCGAGGCCACCTTACGCGCCCACCGCTGCGTCCTGGCCGCCGGCAGCCCCTTCTTCCACGACAAACTCCTTTTGGGTCACTCGGCCATTGAGGTGCCACCAGTTGTCCCCAGCGGCGCCGTGCGTCAGCTGGTGGAGTTCATGTACAGCGGTTGCTTGGTGGTGGCCCAGTCGGAAGCTCTCCAGATCCTCACCGCTGCCTCCATCCTCCAGATCAAAACCGTCATCGACGAGTGCACCCAGATCATCTCCCAGAGCCGCGGGCCCAAGGTcctgcccccggcccctccccggccccgccccgacCCCGCCCCAGCCGACACCCGCCACAAGCCACCGCTGGAGCCCGACCTCCGCTTCGGCCAACTGGAACCGGCGCCCAGTTGCCACAGCCGGAAGCAACGGCAACCGCTGCGGCTCCAGCTGCCGgtcaaggaggaggaagaggaagaggaggaggaggaggaggggacggcCACCGCTGTCACCGGGGAGGAAGGCTTCGCCGCCCCGCCCTTTGTCACCGAGGAGCCACCATTCTTTGGGGATGTCTTCACCGACGCCTTCCTGCCCCCTTGGCCCGGCGAGGACACTGGGGGCTTGGAGACGCCGGGGCGGGCGCCGGCATTCGGGGCCAAGGTGACAACGGGTGGCTTCGTGCCACCACCACCGCTCTACGAGGGCGGCACGGAGGGTGGTGTCCCCTCGGTCCCCGAGGTGGCCCAGGCCGGTCCCTCGCGGTGTCCTGAGCCCTCCTACCAGTGCAGTCACTGCCAGAAGACCTTCAGCTCCCGCAAGAACTACACTAAACACATGTTCATCCACTCTG GCGAGAAGCCCCACCAGTGCTCTATCTGCTGGCGCTCCTTCTCTCTCCGTGACTACCTGCTGAAGCACATGGTGACCCACACGGGTGTCCGCGCCTTCCAGTGCGGCGTCTGCTGCAAACGCTTCACCCAGAAGAGCTCCCTCAACGTCCACATGCGCACCCACCGCCCCGAGCGCTTCCAGTGCCGCCTCTGCACCAAGGGCTTCTCCCACCGCACCCTCCTCGAGCGTCACGCCGCTGCCACCCACCCTGTGCCACCACCGGGGCcaccgccggggccgccgccgccgccgccaccaccaccacctgaaGCCGGGCTGGCAACGTGGCCAGGAGCTGAGGCTGCGGGTGCCGGCCCTGCTCACACGGCGTGA